In Rhizobium glycinendophyticum, the DNA window ACTACCCCAGTCCGGAACTGCGCGGTGTTCTGGAACGGACGCTGGGTGTGCCTCTTTTCCAGGAACAAGCAATGCAGATCGCCATCACCGCTGCCGGCTTCACGCCGGCTGAAGCCGATAAATTGCGCCGTGCTATGGCCACCTTCCGCCGCACCGGTCAGGTCTCGAGTTTTCAAAAGCGCATGATTGAGGGCATGGTCGCACGCAATTACGATCCGGAGTTTGCCGCCCGCTGCTTCAGCCAGATCGAAGGTTTCGGCGAATACGGGTTTCCCGAAAGCCATGCGGCCTCCTTTGCCTTGCTGGTTTATGTCTCCTGCTGGTTTAAGGCCTATTATCCCGACGTTTTCTGCGCCGCGATCCTAAACTCCCAACCCATGGGTTTTTATGCCCCAGCACAACTGGTGCGCGATGCGCGTGAACATGGCGTCGACGTGAGGCCGGTCGATGTCAATCATTCCCATTGGGATTGCGGGCTTGAAGCCGGGGTCGATGGGATCCCCGTTTTTGATCCCAACCGCATCGCACCGCGTCATCGCTCTATGACTTCCGTGATCAGAACCAAGCAGGCCGTGCGCCTCGGCTTCCGCCAGATCAAGGGTCTGTCCCAGGCGGATATGGAGCGTCTGGTGGCGTGCAGGGGTGAAGGCTATGATTCTGTCCGCGATCTTTGGCTGCGCACCCGCCTTCCCCGCAGCGTCATCGAAAAACTGGCCGATGCCGACGCCTTTTCCTCCCTCGGCCTGTCCCGCCGCGATGCGCTGTGGGCAGCCCAGGCGCTCGATGCAGAAGCGGCCATCGAGGTTTTGCCACTTTTCGAGACGGCACCCCTCGAAAACCTGCAGCAAGAGGCCGAGGTTGCACTGCCGCGCATGCTGCCGGGGGAGGAGGTCTTGAGCGATTATCGAACGCTCACTTTCTCGCTGAAAGCTCATCCTATTTCTTTTCTGCGCCCAGACATGCGAAAGGCTGGATTGAAATCAGCCTTGGATCTGGAGACCCTGCCCCATGGCGCCAAAGTCACCGTCGCAGGCTTGGTCCTGGTGCGCCAACGGCCAGGTTCAGCGAAGGGCGTAATTTTCATGACGCTTGAGGACGAAACGGGCACCACGAATGTCATCGTGTGGCCGAAGATCTTCGAACGCTACCGGCCCATCGTGATGGGGGCCCGCCTCGTTTGCCTTCGCGGCAGACTGCAAAAGGCCCATGGCGTGATCCATGTAGTTGCCGACCATCTGGTCGATGCGACACAACGCCTCGGCCTGCTGCAGAAGGATTTGGCAGCGTTCAGCACACTGGCTCATGCCGACGAAGTCCGAAGGCCGGGCGTCGATCAGCGCCAGGTCATGCGCCAGAAACAAGCACCTCCGGTCGTGGCGGCCCCGCCTCCCGGCCATCCACGCAGAAGTGCCATGGCCGATTTACTGCCCAAGGGACGCAATTTCCACTGACATTTGGACGGCTGACGTGTCTGCGAATTTTCTTGACAAAGAGCATAAGGTTTACCAGAAAGGAGAGAGTAAGTGTCATGTTTGACGGTTCCCGATCCCATGCTGGTCTGCAGCTGCAATTACATCACCGACAAGGACATCAAGGCAGTCATCAATGAACTGCTGGATGAAGACTGTTGGCAGCTGATCGTTCCGGGCAAGGTCTACCATGCCATGGGCAAGCGGGGTCGTTGCTGTGGCTGTTTCCCGAACGTGGTCGACCTGATCATCAAGACCACCGCCGAATACCATGCGGCACGCAAGACCGAAGAAACCAAGGTCGTCAATTTCATGGAACGTCTGAAGCTGTTCCATGAAGAGCAGAAAGTCGCGCTCGCAGAGCGGCGTCAGGCTATGGTCGCCGCCCGTCGCGTAGGCTGATCTATCTTCAATATTTCCAATAGCTCTCGGAGCGCGACGTCAGTCCTTGGTGCCTGATCACCCTCTTGTGCA includes these proteins:
- a CDS encoding (2Fe-2S)-binding protein; its protein translation is MLVCSCNYITDKDIKAVINELLDEDCWQLIVPGKVYHAMGKRGRCCGCFPNVVDLIIKTTAEYHAARKTEETKVVNFMERLKLFHEEQKVALAERRQAMVAARRVG